From the genome of Podospora bellae-mahoneyi strain CBS 112042 chromosome 2, whole genome shotgun sequence:
TGATACAGGCATATTCATTGGAGTAAGGTTGGTTGTGTTCGGATATGGCGTTGGAAGCTAGTTGCACGGTTTCTAGCATCAACTGGGCTTGCTGGGTTTTTGGTTGTAGGGGTATTTGTTTTCGGGTTTATGTTGGAGATTACGGATGTGGGAAAGGGTAGGGAATCAGCACTTCGGAATTTGGACGTTATCCAATTTATGTCTCTCTTACTTTGTAATTGATAGGGTCCAACAAGACATTTGCAGGAAGGCTCTTTCCAAACAAAAGCATTGCTATACGAATAAAATAAACATAAGATGATGTCATCGTGACTTCTCTTGGTTTAACTCTGTGATTCCTTTTCCAAGTCAACTTAACTGTGTACAACTACCCGGCTCGTTGCGTGGCAGCCACATCTCCGCGTAACGGAAAGTCGTGACCTGGAGGCAGCCTGGTCAATGACCCTGATGACCCCTTTTGTGGACTCTCAATGGAtgccccatcaaccccttttcACCAATCTTCCAGAGCTGTCACGTGCTCCTCGCCAGGCCGCCACAGCTGGAAATCAGGGCAGGACAGCTgcgccaccacggccaccccttccaccagcTACTTACGCTTGGGCCATCCAGGCACGGGCATTGGCGCTGAATGCCAACCGTTTTAGGTTTAGCGAGACAATGGCTCGCGACTTCATCCTCCTGAACATTGCAATGTCTGAACTTCACTTCTGCCTTTGACAAAGAATCGTGCCGTTGAGCTCAATCACCACAGCGTCTTCTCGGTCGCCAACAACAGCGGATTGTCGACATCCATCTCTGCCGGCGCCAGAGTTCATTTACTCGTCTTCGCCAAGCATCCAACACCGCCCATCCTTTTTTTTGCGGCGCGGTCTCCGagatcctccctccctttgTCGGCAAAACTTCTGTCGCGTTGAGGGCCCCCGTGCGCGTCATTTCCGGCCATATcgcacctcctccaagtccaCCCTCATCCATGAATGGTATCCTTCCGCGCCGTCGCTTCGAGATATGATGGTTGGAGGACGGAGGGAGCGATAACAGGTATTCTCTCTCGCAATGACTCGAGCTCCTGGCGCGAGTTACGCTCAGTTCTTTCCTGCTGCCCCCCGGGTCGTTGCCAGGGACCGGACAAGGGATCGGGAAGATCGCGAAGGTCCCAAGGGAAACACCCTCGATTCGTCGCCTTTGCCAGATGATACCACCAACGGCCACCTCACCTCGCTAGGCCCCGCGGAATCCTGTCCACCTCAGCAGGACGGGCACATCCCCCCGAGCGCTATGGCTGGCACGAGATTTTCGAGCAGCCAGCTCacccctccagcttccaacgactccccctcatcccatctctcaTCAGCTGCCCAGCAGCCGTCGACGACCGTGCGAAACACCAACGGGTATCACGGTCATGTCCCAATACAGAACGAACCGCTCCAGAATGGCACGTCGAGTGTTCTGCCCAGCGTTCCCGAACGCACCTATGCCCGAGACCCCTCACGCCCGATTCAAACCGTCGTGTGCACATATGATCCTCTCATGGATAAGAAGCTGCCGAGCGGTGAAAGAATGAAAACAAAACCGAAATATAAGGAGTTTGGATTGGTATGTACGCCCGATACTCATATATACTGGAGAGAGGTGGGGGGtgcggggggggggcgtcGTCTTGCTGTGTGATATTGACTGGCTAATACCGCGCACAGGACGGTCAAGATGACGCTCCCCCCCAAGATCCCCGCCTTGCAAAGGGTGGCCGCCTCGGTTACATCAATGTCGACTTCCACCATGCGAAGGCGCGCCTGCGCCAGACCCCCTACAGTCTCAAGCAGTACAAATACGACCCCAAAACGTCTTGCGGGCCCGGCCCTCCGACACAAATTGTGGTTACAGGGTTCAATCCTATCACCCCTTTCTCAACGGTTACCACCTGTTTTGCTGCTTTTGGAGACATTGCTGagagcagcaacaagctACATCCCGACAATGGTAGTTACCTTGGTTTTGCAACCTTTAGGTACAAAGATACGAAGCCGAATAGGTCGCGGCCTCAAGTCATTAGTGCCGCCGACGCAGCAAGAAATGCGGTCCGTGCCATGAATAACAAGCAGATTGCAGGGCGCCTTGTTCGAGTCGAATTCGACCCTGACGGAAAGAAGAGCTCCGAAATGCTCGTTCAGGCCATCCGAAAAGACTTAGAAAGGCACAACAGTGTCCCATCGACGGCGAGACCTATTCCTACAGGTCCACGGGCTTGTGTCCCAGGACCTCCTCCTACTGCGCCGCGAGGTCCAGCTGCCCAcagagcaccaccacctccgcctgcTATTGCCGGTcggggagcgggagcgggacCAGTGCCAGTGCCAGGACCGCCATCAACCAGGCCCGTGTACGTGATCGAGACTGAGAGCGTCAAGGACACGATCCGGGAAGCGCCCTACATCTTCGTCGCCCACGAGTACGTTCCAGTCCAGCCGTCAACGGTTATGCACATGAGGAAGCGCCTTAAAGTGTACGCCATCGAGACTATTCGTGCCGATAAGAGTGGCTATTACGTGATTTTTCACAACAGCGACCGGGGTCGCCACGATGTTGAACGTTGCTACAGGGCATGCAATCGGACACCTTTCTTCAATTACCTTATGGTCATGGAACTCAACACCTACGGGTCGGAGGGCAGGGGCTCAAGGACATCTCGAGAGCCTCGAAGACACAGTCGAAGTCCTGAGCGCAGGCGAGTAGACGACCATCGATCACACCGTGACCACGACCGAGGCCGACGTGATGAGGATCGACAGAAACGGGAGGAACAAGACCGACGAAAGCGTGAAGAGGAGTCACTGCtaaaggaagagaaggatcAAAGAGCCAAGAACTTCGATCCTGTAATCGAAGCTACCAATGTGGTAATTCAACAGATGAAGGAGCAGCTCATCAGGCACATTCGAACCAAGATTGCGGCGCCGGCCTTGTTGAACTTTCTTGATCCTGCCAACCAGGTGGCCAGCCGACGGAAGCACAACATTGAAGACCCGCATTCCTCCAAGCTCTCGATCACTTTTGACGACTCCGATACCAAATCACCGGTTGGCACACCGAATTCCAGAGCGGATCCAATCGAGAGGCGAACTGGTCGACTGGACGTGTCTGCGCTTCCCCGAATTCGCAAAGCGAAAAATGCTGCTCTCAACGCCCGCAAGCATGCCTTCAACGACCCCTTTGCGCGCCACcgacctcccacccaacGCTCGACGTTTCGATCTCTTCATGACCGCCTGCAAAGCGATAGCGATGATGACTCGGATGACGAGGTGGATCACAGGTATTTGAATGTTCGGAATACCGATGAACCTGAATCTCGACCTCGTAGCCGCTCGTCCACGGATGACGAGGCTACCAAGGAAGACTATGCGTCATGGGGCCCGGCTGAGGAAGATTCGATGACGGAAGCCAGCTTTGCGTTGACCGACGGGCCGGCTCTTCCCCGAAAAAGAAAGCTGGACTTGCAGATGGAGACGGCTATCAAGCGGCAGAAGAAAACGGACGAGGAGCTTTTCGGAGTTACCATCAACCGCGTCGACCCAGGTTACCCCTCGAGAGAGCTTTCGCCGGAGGATATTGTGCTCCCCGATGCCGAACccttggaggagagggacaCTGATAGTTCGCGGATGCCGACACCTGTTCCTCAGGGGGGCAAATCCAAAAAGAAGGCCAcgaaaaccaaaaagaagtcCAAGAAACAGATTTTCGAGGAACGTGAAGCCCTCAAGCGTCAGCAGGAAGAGATctttgagaaggaggccTCTCTGGCTGCGGATGAGGTCGAGCCCACACCCGATGCTGAGCCTGAACCGGGCATCAAGGAAGCTGCTCTTGACGAGGAGCCAGATGTTGAGAAAGGAGAGAAACCTCGGAAACTGGACCTTGATGAGAAGATGTATCCGTCTGAGAAGGTTCGCGCATTTGAGCTTCCTTCGAACTTCATTCTTAACGAAACTTCGCTTCGGGCTTCGGTTCTGCCTGCACTTTCCCACGCTGATCTGCCGAATCTGGAAAGATTGAAACAGAGGCAGGGGAGTGGATATCTGGAACAACCTCAGGTCTGGGCGTGGATGCGGGACCGTGTTCGTGAGCTAAACTCACCCGATGCTTCAAAGGATACTCCATGCAGCATTGGCGGCTACTATGTCCCCAATACAACCGGCTGTGCCAGGACCGAAGGTGTCAAAAAGATTCTCAACTCGGAGAAGTCCAAGTACCTGCCTCACCACATCAAGGTCCAGAAGGCccgggaggagaggcaggcGCAAAACGGGAAGGCGGGCAAGGACTCGGTCCTGGCTGCCGCAGAAGCCGCAAagttggcggcggagagCCAGGTTGCTAGAGGCACCTCGCGTGCCAATCGGGCGAACAACCGTCGTTTTGTGGCTGGTCTGCATGACCAGATAAGGGGTCTCGGCCAGGATTCGGACGCCTTCAGGTTCAACCAGCTCAAAAAACGGAAGAAGCCCGTCAAGTTTGCTCGGTCGGCCATCCACAACTGGGGACTGTACACTATGGAGAACATTCCCAAGGACGACATGATCATCGAATATGTGGGCGAAGAAGTCCGGCAGGTGATTGCAGAGCTCCGAGAGGCGAGATATCTCAAGAGCGGCATAGGTAGCAGTTATCTCTTCCGAATTGATGACAACACGGTCATCGACGCGACCAAGAAGGGCGGCATCGCGCGGTTCATCAACCACAGCTGCATGCCCAACTGCACGGCCAAGATCATCAAGGTGGAGGGTAGCAAAAGGATTGTCATTTATGCCCTCCGGGACATTGCTCAGAGTAAGTTTACATCTAATAAGCGACTAGTTTTCCATGATGTGATCATTGGCTAACCGTGTGCTCCAGACGAGGAGCTAACATACGACTACAAATTTGAGCGTGAGATAGGAGCTACGGACCGCATTCCCTGCCTATGCGGAACAGCGGCTTGCAAGGGCTTCCTCAACTAATGCCTTTAATGTCTTTTCACCCTTGCCCTTTTCTCAGGcatctttctttttcaaaaaaaaaaaaaaaattcacCATGGGTCTGGGTTTGGCCACACTTATGGCAGGCGCACGGCTATTCTTTGTCCAAGGAGGAAAAACTGGAGTCCATATACTCAGGGCGCGCGGATAGGGCTTATTTCGGGGCAGGCGAAAGCGGGCAGGCAGGCTTCTGAGCAGGTTTGCCCTCTCACTTCTGAGGCTTATTCACCAAGCATTTGACAAGCGATTTCAACTCTCACTTTATGCCCGTTTCATCATGACTTGGGTACTTGATTTGtttttctcctcctttcccttttctgGAGCTTATTGATTGGGCTTACTTGTGATAAGGCGGTGCACGGATATGATAAAAAGTCAacgttggagaagaagacgaaacAGGAAGGGGAGCAGGCAAGCAATGGGAAATGATGCTTGCTACCGCAAAAATCCCTTTTGCTTTGATATCGTGGCATACATGTACATAATTGTAAGATTTAAGGAGTctggtgagggagattgTGGGGGGGTATCTAGGCTTGGGATTCGCATTGGGTTTATGGAGTTTGCTGATTAAGGGAATTGGGATTTTGGAAGaatgggagggtggtgtttggtgttctAAGAGAGTTATAGACGGGCAGAAGCGCGTGGTGCCTCGGTATTGATTTGGTAGCGAAGTAAATGCAGCGCATCGAACTTGTTTTTGGAGATGTCGAGTATTCGCATGTAAACAAAACAGTGGGAGATGCTACAGGCAGTTGTTGAAGTTGACGTCTCTCCAATCTTTTTGAAATACAGACGGAGTATCTACGGCATATTTAACAGAACAGAGTTGCTGGGCCGCTCAGCTGGCAAGAGGGATCGTAGTTTCAGATCAAACATGGAAGTGTTGGTTCCTTCCGCCTCGGTGAGCCTGCCCAGCTGGTAATTACGCGGTTTAGTTATTGTTATTAATGACAGCGTGGAAATTAAGATGGTGTCTGGGTCACTTTCCTCTTACACTAACTACATTGTAAAGGCGCTGGAAGTTGTCTGTCATTCTTGAAACTACTCTACCGACATCCCGCGACACTGGACATCATCGACTGCGAGCGGAAGGTCTCTGAGTGTCTTGGATGCAGGCGggactgggactgggactgCGCCCGCGGTTGAAGGCGCGGCCGTCGCTGGTTGACTTGTTGGTTAGAGCTGCTAGCACACAGCAGCAAGCGTCatcgcctccaccgccggcTGGCAACGACGCTCCCTCAGGCCCCGGGTCCCGCCAAGAGGAGCTCCTCCGACCGGGAGCTCCAACTGCAACTGCAGCGGCGCTGCTGATTCTCGACCAAGCTGCGAACCTCCCACTTCCTAGCTCGCCAGAAACACCACGCATCAACACGCCCGCATCCGTCCCGCCATCGTCGGCCTCTATTTCGAATATACCTACGCTCGTCATTACTTCTGAATCCCCTCCGtcatctcccctccccgcacCTACAGCAATTgttgctcctcccccgaagCCCAGCATGGCCCCCGTAAGCTAgcccccccccgcctccaaCTCTCTCGAAACAATGCAAGCAAGCTGTCCATGGCGTGCGTCTTTGGACATCTGCCTAACCACCACGCCGGCGCACCTTCACCATTACCACCACGAATCCGATgcacccccctttttgttACAATGGGCTATGGTCACTGACATGATGGTGCCTTGCAGTCCAAAGCAGATGGCCAGGATGGAGTGCACAGCGGTATGCGccaacccctcatcccaaccaccacattGGTGGTGTATCTCTAGTTGCTAACTGATGGACGTACAGGCAAAATCTACTCGGTGTCTGGGTTAGTTCGAACCGATACATACCCCGATAACACATACCGAAAGATCCTCGATGGCTAACATGCAGCCCCCAGCCCCGTCGTTGTCGCCGAGGACATGATTGGTGTTGCTATGTATGAGTTGGTATGGTTCTGGTTCGGTGCGATGGCATAAAAGACGCTCTGGCTAAGCTATGGAAACAGGTCAAAGTTGGTCACGATCAGCTCGTTGGTGAAGTCATTCGTATCAATGGCGACCAAGCGACCATCCAGGTGTACGAGGAAACAGGTACGATGCGGCTCTCCACCCTGCCCGGCGCAAGCTTGCCGAAGCTAACCTCGAGTGTCTCACAGCCGGTGTCATGGTTGGCGACCCCGTGCTCCGAACCGGCAAGCCCCTCTCCGTCGAACTCGGCCCCGGTCTCTTGAACAATATCTACGATGGTATCCAGCGCCCACTTGAAAAGATCTCGCAGGTCTCCCAGAGCATTTATATTCCCAGAGGCATTGCCGCTCCTGCCCTCGACCGCGAGAAGAAGTGGGAGTTTACCCCAACCAAGAAGGTCGGCGACCACATCGCCGGTGGTGACGTATGGGGTACCGTTTACGAAAACTCGTTCATTACCGTCCACAAGATTCTCTTGCCTCCCAGGGCTCGCGGTACCATCACGAGGATCGCCGAGAAGGGCAGCTACACAGTTGAAGAGAAGATCCTCGAGGTCGAGTTCGACGGCAAGAAGACTGAGTACCCCATGATGCAGACCTGGCCAGTACGTGTGCCGCGCCCAACCACGGAGAAGCACTCTGCCAATCAGCCCTTCCTGGTCGGTCAGCGTGTGCTCGACGCTCTCTTCCCTTCGGTCCAGGGTGGTACCGTCGCCATTCCCGGTGCTTTCGGCTGTGGCAAGACTGTCATTTCCCAGTCCGTCTCCAAGTTCTCCAACAGCGATGTCATTGTGTACGTCGGCTGTGGTGAGCGTGGTAACGAGATGGCCGAAGTCTTGAAGGATTTCCCATCGCTCAAGATTGAAGTCGATGGCCGCATGGAGCCTATCATGAAGCGCACAACTCTTATTGCCAACACGTCCAACATGCCCGTCGCTGCCCGTGAAGCGTCCATCTACACCGGCATCACAGTGGCCGAGTACTTCAGAGATCAAGGCATGGACGTTGCCATGATGGCTGACTCGTCTTCCCGCTGGGCTGAGGCTC
Proteins encoded in this window:
- the SET1 gene encoding histone methyltransferase set1 (EggNog:ENOG503NVQQ; BUSCO:EOG09264CH7; COG:B), which gives rise to MTRAPGASYAQFFPAAPRVVARDRTRDREDREGPKGNTLDSSPLPDDTTNGHLTSLGPAESCPPQQDGHIPPSAMAGTRFSSSQLTPPASNDSPSSHLSSAAQQPSTTVRNTNGYHGHVPIQNEPLQNGTSSVLPSVPERTYARDPSRPIQTVVCTYDPLMDKKLPSGERMKTKPKYKEFGLDGQDDAPPQDPRLAKGGRLGYINVDFHHAKARLRQTPYSLKQYKYDPKTSCGPGPPTQIVVTGFNPITPFSTVTTCFAAFGDIAESSNKLHPDNGSYLGFATFRYKDTKPNRSRPQVISAADAARNAVRAMNNKQIAGRLVRVEFDPDGKKSSEMLVQAIRKDLERHNSVPSTARPIPTGPRACVPGPPPTAPRGPAAHRAPPPPPAIAGRGAGAGPVPVPGPPSTRPVYVIETESVKDTIREAPYIFVAHEYVPVQPSTVMHMRKRLKVYAIETIRADKSGYYVIFHNSDRGRHDVERCYRACNRTPFFNYLMVMELNTYGSEGRGSRTSREPRRHSRSPERRRVDDHRSHRDHDRGRRDEDRQKREEQDRRKREEESLLKEEKDQRAKNFDPVIEATNVVIQQMKEQLIRHIRTKIAAPALLNFLDPANQVASRRKHNIEDPHSSKLSITFDDSDTKSPVGTPNSRADPIERRTGRLDVSALPRIRKAKNAALNARKHAFNDPFARHRPPTQRSTFRSLHDRLQSDSDDDSDDEVDHRYLNVRNTDEPESRPRSRSSTDDEATKEDYASWGPAEEDSMTEASFALTDGPALPRKRKLDLQMETAIKRQKKTDEELFGVTINRVDPGYPSRELSPEDIVLPDAEPLEERDTDSSRMPTPVPQGGKSKKKATKTKKKSKKQIFEEREALKRQQEEIFEKEASLAADEVEPTPDAEPEPGIKEAALDEEPDVEKGEKPRKLDLDEKMYPSEKVRAFELPSNFILNETSLRASVLPALSHADLPNLERLKQRQGSGYLEQPQVWAWMRDRVRELNSPDASKDTPCSIGGYYVPNTTGCARTEGVKKILNSEKSKYLPHHIKVQKAREERQAQNGKAGKDSVLAAAEAAKLAAESQVARGTSRANRANNRRFVAGLHDQIRGLGQDSDAFRFNQLKKRKKPVKFARSAIHNWGLYTMENIPKDDMIIEYVGEEVRQVIAELREARYLKSGIGSSYLFRIDDNTVIDATKKGGIARFINHSCMPNCTAKIIKVEGSKRIVIYALRDIAQNEELTYDYKFEREIGATDRIPCLCGTAACKGFLN
- the VMA1 gene encoding H(+)-transporting V1 sector ATPase subunit A (BUSCO:EOG09261225; COG:C; EggNog:ENOG503Q3J7), with product MQAGLGLGLRPRLKARPSLVDLLVRAASTQQQASSPPPPAGNDAPSGPGSRQEELLRPGAPTATAAALLILDQAANLPLPSSPETPRINTPASVPPSSASISNIPTLVITSESPPSSPLPAPTAIVAPPPKPSMAPSKADGQDGVHSGKIYSVSGPVVVAEDMIGVAMYELVKVGHDQLVGEVIRINGDQATIQVYEETAGVMVGDPVLRTGKPLSVELGPGLLNNIYDGIQRPLEKISQVSQSIYIPRGIAAPALDREKKWEFTPTKKVGDHIAGGDVWGTVYENSFITVHKILLPPRARGTITRIAEKGSYTVEEKILEVEFDGKKTEYPMMQTWPVRVPRPTTEKHSANQPFLVGQRVLDALFPSVQGGTVAIPGAFGCGKTVISQSVSKFSNSDVIVYVGCGERGNEMAEVLKDFPSLKIEVDGRMEPIMKRTTLIANTSNMPVAAREASIYTGITVAEYFRDQGMDVAMMADSSSRWAEALREISGRLGEMPADQGFPAYLSAKLASFYERAGKVQALGSPDRDGSVSIVGAVSPPGGDFSDPVTSATLGIVQVFWGLDKKLAQRKHFPSINTSLSYSKYTMTLDKWYEKEYPDFPRLRDRIKQLLSDSEELDQVVQLVGKSALSDPDKITLDMATLIKEDFLQQNGYSKYDQFCPIWKTEWMMKLMMGFHDEAQKAIASGQSWAKVRDATQDLQGELRRLKFEIPDEGQEKICKKYEAIQQAMLDKFASVIDE